In bacterium, the DNA window CATTTTAATTTTTCAACCACAGATAACTCAGATTTACACAGATAGAAGACATTAAATACAAAAGAAAAATTTAAGAATTTATAGTTTTTTATTTTCAAACTATTTATATGTTTTTTTACTTTTTTATATGTGATTATCTATGTCATCCTCGCCAGAGGCGAGCAAGCAAAAAAGTCAAGCGCAGTAAAGCTCGGCGGGCTTTCAAGCGTCCCCGAAAAATTTATCCCTTAATCTCTCCCCCCTTAACCTCAACCTTAACCTCAACCTTAACCTATCTTCTATATCTCTTCATTTCAGCCGACAACCTTGCCGGCGTTTCGGCGATAATCACTATTTCATCATCCTTGTATTCGACCTTCTTTACATTTCCCATTTCATAAAACCTGTTTACAAGATGATAATCCCTGACGGGTATCCTGTATTCCTGCGTTACAAGGATTTTGTCTATCTCTGACTGGATTTTATCGTTAAGTTTTTCAAAACCCTGTTTCTTAAGGGCCGATATTTCTATCCCGTCGGGATAAAACCTCTTAAGCCCGGCGATATTACCCGCGGATGTTTCGATATCGCATTTATTGAAAACTTTTATTGCGGGCTTGCCGTCGGCTTTAAGTTCTTTGAGCACTTCTTTAACGGCTTTATCCTGTTCGAGCGCATCTTCACGGCTCGAATCAAGGATATAAAGCAACAGGTCCGACTCGGTGACTTCCTCAAGCGTCGCTTTAAAAGATTCGATAAGGCCGTGCGGAAGCTTGTTCAGGAAACCGACGGTATCGGTCAAAAGCACCTTCTGGCCCGACGGAAGAAAATACATCCTTGTTGTGGTATCAAGTGTAGCGAACAATTTATCTTCGACAAGGACTCCGGCGCCGGTCAGGGAGTTGAGTAATGTTGACTTGCCCGCGTTGGTATAACCTATTATGGATATGACAGTGACAGGGACAGCCTGGCGTTTTTTTCTTCTCAAACCCCGCGCTTCCCTCAGTTCCTTAAGTTTGGCGTCTAAATGATATATCCTCTCTTTAACCCGCCTCCTGTCGACTTCAAGCTGTCTTTCCCCGGGACCTCTCATCCCTATCCCGCCTTCCTGCCTCGAAAGATGGGTCCACGCCCTTCTCAACCTTGGAAGAAGGTATTCAAGCTGGGCCTTTTCTATCTGAAGTTTTCCTTCGGCCGTGACGGCGTGAAGAGCGAATATATCAAGTATAAGTTCGGTCCTGTCCAATACCTTTGTCTTGAGCTCTTCTGTCAGGTTCTTTTTCTGGGCAGGCGAAAGGTCGTCATCAAAAACAACCGTCGTCACACCCGCGCCTTCGCAAAACACCCGGATTTCCTCGAGTTTACCTTTGCCGACAAAATGAGCGGGCGTCGGGGCATTTCTCACCGTGGTAAATTCTTTTATAACGGTTCCGCCGGCGGTATATGCCAGCTGTTTAAGTTCTGCAAGGGAATCCCTGACATGCCATTTGTCTGAGGGCCCGTACTGCATGCCCACTGTCACGACTATCTCTTTTATTTTCTCTTTGCTGAGATCTACAATCTTTTTCAATATTACAAACCCTATTAACTATCAAAACACTTACTTTTAACCACAGATAACACAGATACACACAGATAAAACTTTTATTAAATCATCTAATAATTCTCTGATATTCTATTCCGGGATAGCTGCCAAAGTTAATTAAAAAACCTAAACGTTTACCTGTTACCTTTAAATAATTGTGTATTTGCGCTTTATGTTCTTCTGCTATAGATTTTACCGCCTTTATCTCAACAATAACTTCGTCAAAACATATAAAATCAGGTTCATATTTCTGCTTTAACTGTTCTCCCTTATACTTCACTGTCAATGACGGTTTTTCTATAAATGGAACTTTTCTTTTAGAAAACTCTATTCTCAAACATTCTTGATATATCGCCTCAAGAAAACCAGTTCCAAGTTCATTATATACCTCAAAACAAGCGCCAAGAATTTTATATGCTTCATTCTTGTATATAAATTCATTATCTAATACTGCGTTTTTTGTCTTGCTGTCTATATACATTTATTATTCCTTTTTATACTTTCCCCGGTTAATATTTCTTTTGCTCACTTGTCTTATATACTTATGTGCTTTTAAACTATTTTTATCTATCTGTGATTATCTATGGTTGCTATTTTTAATAGTGTTTATATCTTTTTTTATCTGTGTAATCTGCGTCATCTGTGGTTACTATTTTAAAGTGTTTATATATTTTTTATCTGTGTAATCTGTGTCATCTGTGGTTACTATTTTAAAGTGTTTATATATTTTTTATCTGTGTAATCTGTGTCATCTGTGGTTACTATGTTCTGATTTTAATACAGTTTTCAATTTTCTCCGCAACCTCCGCCGCCGTCATATCATCAACCTTTATCCAGTTCACCCATTTTTCCTTCCTGAACCATGTCATCTGCCTCTTCGCGAAATTCCTCGTATTCTTTTTAAGCGCTTCAATCGCCTCATCCAGTGTAACACTTCCTTCAAAACAAGGGATAAATTCTTTGTAACCTATCGCCTGCACAGCGGTGGAATCTTTAAAATCAGGGGATTTAATAACTTTTTCGGCCTCTTCAGCCAAACCGGCTTTAACCATTCTGTCGACCCGTTCTTCGATCCTCCTGTAAAGCCCGGCTCTGTCCATATCAAGCCCGAATACAACGCATCTTCTTCCGAATATCTCGGGTCTTTTTGCGGTATCCCAGTTCCCGTTTTCCGAAAATTTCTTTCCGGAAACATAATAGACTTCCAAAGCGCGGATAATCCTTCTCCTGTTATGGGGCCCGATCGATTGCGCCGCTTCGGGGTCAGTTGACTTTAACTCTTTATAAAGTTCTTTTGTGTCTTTCAACTCCGCTTTGCCCCTGAAATCCTTATCTCCGGGACAGGTTTCTTTCAGCCCGTAGAGCAGGCCTCTCGCATATAGTCCTGTCCCTCCCGCGACGATAACATTCTTCTTTTTCGCCAATATCTCTTTTATGCATTTTAAAGCGCTCTCGACAAAAATTCCGGCGTTATATTCTTCATTAATGCTTTTAATATTTATAAGGTGGTATTTTATTTTTCCTAATTCGGCGGAAGACGGCTTTGCTGTCCCTATATTAAGGCATTTATACACCTGCATAGAGTCTGCCGAAATCACCTCAGCGTCTATTTTTTCGGCAAGTTTAACGGCAATTCCGGTCTTGCCCGCGGCGGTAGGCCCGACAATAAATATAATGGGAAAATTTTTACTGTTTTTAATCTTTATAATCTCTTTTAAACCATTTTTGTATCATATCTTTTTCTATCCTCACTTTAACGGGCCTGCCATGGGGACAGGTGTCGGGATATTCCGTCTTCGATAATCCGTCCAGTATGCTTTTCATACCGAGCGCATCAAGCTTATCTCCAGCTTTGACGGACCGCCTGCAGGCAAACATCTTCGCCATTTTTTCGGTTCTCTCTTTCATATCCCTGTATTTTTCTCTTACCATCATATCCGCTAAATCCTTAAACACGATTTCGATATCGAACGCGGGAAGGAATGAAGGCATCCCCTCTATCCTGTAAGCTTCCTGCCCGAACGGTTCTATCTCAAAACCCATTGATGTAAGTTCTCCTTTTATCTCCGATATTTTCTCGAACTGGGCTTTTTGCAGCTCAAGTATCACCGGGCTTAAAAGAAACTGGACAGAAGGCTTATCCCCTTCAAGAGAACCGAGCAGTTTCTCGTAATTAATCCTTTCCTGCGCGGCGTGCTGGTCTATAAGAAAAAGCTCGCTGTTCTCTTCTATTATTATATACGTGTTATCGAACTGTCCGATTAACCTGTATCCGGGCATTTCCCTTGCCGAGGAAACAGCAAATTCTTCCTGTTTTTCTTTTACATGCGGGATATCCGCCGCTTCGGAAGAAGGCCGCCGCTTTTGATATGACGGAATGCCTTCCCTGATTTTATCTTCAAAAACCACGGAAACAGCTTCCGATACCAAAGACCTTATGCTTTTCTCATCTTTGAATTTTATCTCTCTCTTGGACGGGTGGACATTCACATCGAAAGCGGACGGCTCCAGTTCTATCATCAATAAACACACGGGATAGCGGTCTTTACCCATCGAATTCCTGTAGGATTCGGCCAGGGCATAGGAAAGAACGTTGCTTTTGACCGGCCTGCCGTTGACAAAAAAGAATTGCTGGCTTCTGTCCGAACGGTTTAACGACGGCCTGCCTGCCATGCCTTTAACGGAAATACTGCCGGCTGAAAAATCTATTGCCGCATATTCCTTCGCGAATTCTCCGGATATAAGTCTTGATGCGATATGCTCCAGTGAATCTTTTTCCGAAAAAACAAACGCCGGCTTGCCGTCTTTAGTGTATTTGAAAAAGACATCCCTGCGCGAAAGCGCGTATTCAGCCATTATCCTGTCGCACCAGTATTCTTCCGTCGCGGTGCTTTTTAAAAACTTTTTCCTGGCGGGAACATTGAAAAATAAATCCCGGATCCTGACCGTTGTCCCGCGCGAAGCTCCTGTTTTTTCCACAAATTTTATTTTCCCGCCGTCAACAAACATCCTGTCGCCTTCGCTCTTGCCGCGCCGCATGGATATTATCTCCGTTTTTGATACGGCGGAAATGCTGGAAAGGGCCTCACCCCTGAACCCGAGTGATTTTAATCTGTCTATATCGGCAAAATCTTTTATTTTACTTGTCGCGTGGCGCTCAACGGCAAGTATAAGGTCATCCCTGTCCATTCCTTCG includes these proteins:
- the hflX gene encoding GTPase HflX encodes the protein MKKIVDLSKEKIKEIVVTVGMQYGPSDKWHVRDSLAELKQLAYTAGGTVIKEFTTVRNAPTPAHFVGKGKLEEIRVFCEGAGVTTVVFDDDLSPAQKKNLTEELKTKVLDRTELILDIFALHAVTAEGKLQIEKAQLEYLLPRLRRAWTHLSRQEGGIGMRGPGERQLEVDRRRVKERIYHLDAKLKELREARGLRRKKRQAVPVTVISIIGYTNAGKSTLLNSLTGAGVLVEDKLFATLDTTTRMYFLPSGQKVLLTDTVGFLNKLPHGLIESFKATLEEVTESDLLLYILDSSREDALEQDKAVKEVLKELKADGKPAIKVFNKCDIETSAGNIAGLKRFYPDGIEISALKKQGFEKLNDKIQSEIDKILVTQEYRIPVRDYHLVNRFYEMGNVKKVEYKDDEIVIIAETPARLSAEMKRYRR
- a CDS encoding GxxExxY protein is translated as MYIDSKTKNAVLDNEFIYKNEAYKILGACFEVYNELGTGFLEAIYQECLRIEFSKRKVPFIEKPSLTVKYKGEQLKQKYEPDFICFDEVIVEIKAVKSIAEEHKAQIHNYLKVTGKRLGFLINFGSYPGIEYQRIIR
- the miaA gene encoding tRNA (adenosine(37)-N6)-dimethylallyltransferase MiaA, with product MAVKLAEKIDAEVISADSMQVYKCLNIGTAKPSSAELGKIKYHLINIKSINEEYNAGIFVESALKCIKEILAKKKNVIVAGGTGLYARGLLYGLKETCPGDKDFRGKAELKDTKELYKELKSTDPEAAQSIGPHNRRRIIRALEVYYVSGKKFSENGNWDTAKRPEIFGRRCVVFGLDMDRAGLYRRIEERVDRMVKAGLAEEAEKVIKSPDFKDSTAVQAIGYKEFIPCFEGSVTLDEAIEALKKNTRNFAKRQMTWFRKEKWVNWIKVDDMTAAEVAEKIENCIKIRT
- the mutL gene encoding DNA mismatch repair endonuclease MutL — its product is MGKIRILSDSVINKIAAGEVVERPASVLKELIENAIDAGSKRIEAEITAGGKSSILIKDDGEGMDRDDLILAVERHATSKIKDFADIDRLKSLGFRGEALSSISAVSKTEIISMRRGKSEGDRMFVDGGKIKFVEKTGASRGTTVRIRDLFFNVPARKKFLKSTATEEYWCDRIMAEYALSRRDVFFKYTKDGKPAFVFSEKDSLEHIASRLISGEFAKEYAAIDFSAGSISVKGMAGRPSLNRSDRSQQFFFVNGRPVKSNVLSYALAESYRNSMGKDRYPVCLLMIELEPSAFDVNVHPSKREIKFKDEKSIRSLVSEAVSVVFEDKIREGIPSYQKRRPSSEAADIPHVKEKQEEFAVSSAREMPGYRLIGQFDNTYIIIEENSELFLIDQHAAQERINYEKLLGSLEGDKPSVQFLLSPVILELQKAQFEKISEIKGELTSMGFEIEPFGQEAYRIEGMPSFLPAFDIEIVFKDLADMMVREKYRDMKERTEKMAKMFACRRSVKAGDKLDALGMKSILDGLSKTEYPDTCPHGRPVKVRIEKDMIQKWFKRDYKD